A single Methanocorpusculum vombati DNA region contains:
- a CDS encoding NifB/NifX family molybdenum-iron cluster-binding protein has translation MTLTETSNTEKIAIARDGGLVSPHFGHCESYAVFQIENGNAARLEDLENPDHEPGKLPVLLAEAGITTVLAGGIGQRALALFAESQITVVRGVSGDVDAAAAAYAAGTLVTGESSCTRGEEDCGHHHGNGEHHHHHHGNGSCGCHNGEEHHHRHCHCHDE, from the coding sequence ATGACATTAACAGAAACTTCCAACACGGAAAAGATTGCCATTGCCCGGGACGGCGGGCTGGTTTCTCCGCACTTCGGCCACTGCGAGAGTTACGCGGTCTTTCAGATAGAGAACGGGAACGCAGCCCGGCTGGAGGATCTGGAAAACCCCGATCATGAACCGGGAAAATTGCCGGTTCTTCTTGCAGAGGCGGGAATTACCACGGTCCTTGCCGGAGGTATCGGGCAGCGGGCACTGGCACTCTTTGCGGAGAGTCAAATAACGGTTGTACGCGGGGTGTCGGGAGATGTGGATGCAGCGGCAGCGGCGTATGCGGCAGGCACACTCGTCACCGGAGAAAGCTCCTGCACGCGGGGTGAGGAGGACTGCGGTCATCATCACGGAAATGGTGAGCACCATCATCATCACCACGGAAACGGTTCCTGCGGATGCCACAACGGAGAAGAGCACCACCACAGACACTGTCACTGTCACGACGAATAA
- a CDS encoding type II secretion system protein E, producing the protein MALRLSFTLDPELSERIDLFAKKQDIDRNEAVLRLIESGLFLAEQKGEMPPAPKRDFKEFVRMQKNVDMLLRSMDEVKKEVRVMHHMLNLEESREAGEKSAAKPAGKWWSRLDFTK; encoded by the coding sequence ATGGCACTCAGGTTATCATTCACGCTGGATCCCGAACTTTCGGAGCGTATCGATCTGTTTGCGAAGAAACAGGACATTGACCGCAATGAGGCGGTGCTCCGGCTGATTGAGTCGGGACTGTTTCTGGCGGAGCAGAAGGGGGAGATGCCGCCTGCGCCAAAACGGGATTTCAAGGAGTTTGTGCGGATGCAGAAGAATGTGGATATGCTTCTGCGCAGTATGGATGAGGTGAAAAAGGAGGTGCGGGTGATGCATCATATGCTTAATCTGGAGGAGAGCCGCGAGGCCGGGGAAAAGTCGGCGGCGAAGCCGGCCGGGAAGTGGTGGAGCCGGCTGGATTTTACGAAGTAG
- a CDS encoding cobyric acid synthase: MSLMVLGTSSHAGKSSITAGICRILSDRGIPVAPFKAQNMSLNSYITEEGAEIGIAQATQAFAARARPVAEMNPVLLKPKGNSVSQVVLLGKPWKDTKIGDYYQETEFLLNEAVAAYDRLKTEYTNIIVEGAGGAAEVNLYDRDIANIQLAKRLRIPIILVADIERGGVFAQVYGTIALLPDDVRPLVKGIVVNKFRGDAELFASGRRILEELTGVPVLGVVPWLKLGIPEEDSLSLGDKVPAVREVRVAVIRYPHIANFTDFSLLEEAASVEYVLPGTELDSYDAVILPGTKNTVRDLACLWSSGAAEQVRAYAKTNRPVIGVCGGYQMLGESIIDNAIEGDVVAEYAGLGLLPVTTRFDRYDKVTRQVRRESSGFGPVLSRVKDAAGYEIHSGLSTVSGRTAFADEGAVDAGGLIFGTYMHGLFANAGMVDALVGYLAEQKKVAYTPVSEAGDPYAVLARHLEGCLDVEQILALATGCVPAA; the protein is encoded by the coding sequence ATGTCTCTGATGGTCCTCGGGACTTCTTCTCATGCGGGGAAAAGTTCCATTACTGCCGGTATCTGCCGGATACTGAGCGATCGCGGTATTCCGGTTGCACCGTTTAAGGCGCAGAATATGAGCCTGAACTCCTATATCACTGAAGAGGGAGCAGAGATAGGTATCGCCCAGGCAACGCAGGCGTTTGCTGCACGGGCACGGCCGGTTGCGGAGATGAATCCGGTTCTTCTCAAACCAAAGGGTAATTCGGTTTCTCAGGTTGTACTGCTCGGTAAACCCTGGAAGGATACGAAGATCGGGGACTATTATCAGGAGACGGAGTTTCTGCTGAACGAGGCGGTTGCAGCCTATGACCGGCTGAAGACCGAGTACACAAATATTATCGTGGAGGGGGCAGGGGGTGCTGCCGAGGTGAATCTCTACGATCGCGATATTGCAAATATTCAGCTGGCAAAACGGCTGAGGATTCCGATTATTCTTGTTGCGGATATTGAACGGGGCGGGGTGTTTGCGCAGGTATATGGTACAATTGCACTTCTGCCGGATGATGTGCGACCACTGGTGAAGGGAATTGTGGTCAACAAGTTCCGCGGGGATGCGGAGCTGTTTGCGTCAGGCAGAAGAATCCTTGAGGAGCTGACGGGAGTTCCGGTTCTGGGGGTGGTGCCCTGGCTGAAGCTTGGGATTCCTGAGGAGGATTCGCTGTCGCTCGGTGATAAGGTCCCGGCCGTGCGGGAGGTGCGGGTTGCAGTTATCCGTTATCCGCACATTGCAAATTTTACGGATTTTTCGCTGCTTGAGGAGGCTGCGTCGGTTGAGTATGTACTGCCGGGGACGGAGCTTGATTCCTACGATGCGGTAATTCTTCCGGGTACGAAGAATACGGTGCGTGATCTTGCGTGTCTCTGGTCGTCCGGGGCGGCAGAGCAGGTGCGGGCGTATGCGAAGACGAACCGGCCGGTGATCGGTGTCTGCGGGGGGTATCAGATGCTGGGCGAATCGATCATTGATAATGCGATTGAGGGGGATGTGGTTGCGGAGTATGCGGGTCTCGGACTTTTGCCGGTTACGACGCGGTTTGATCGTTACGATAAGGTTACGCGGCAAGTGAGGCGGGAGTCGTCCGGGTTCGGGCCGGTTCTTTCACGGGTGAAGGATGCGGCAGGGTATGAGATTCATTCGGGACTGAGTACGGTTTCCGGCAGGACGGCGTTTGCGGATGAAGGAGCGGTTGATGCGGGCGGGCTTATCTTCGGGACGTATATGCACGGGCTGTTTGCAAACGCTGGGATGGTTGATGCGCTGGTAGGATATCTTGCGGAGCAGAAGAAGGTTGCCTATACGCCGGTGAGCGAAGCGGGCGATCCGTATGCAGTCCTTGCCCGGCATCTGGAGGGGTGCCTGGATGTGGAGCAGATTCTTGCGCTCGCAACGGGCTGTGTTCCGGCAGCGTGA
- a CDS encoding U32 family peptidase has product MPSVPELLAPAGSPEALKAAVAAGADAVYLGGKAFGARRYAANFDRAELSQAVLYAHTNGVKVYVTVNTLATDDELPGIAEYLTFLSETGVDAVLVQDQGILSIAREVVPDLPLHASTQMTIHNTAGIRFAAEHGISRVVLARELPLEDVAAIGGVAKEYGIELEVFCHGAICYAYSGQCLLSSVIGGRSGNRGMCAQPCRKPYTLLADGDIVPTQGNYPLSPRDLCLYPYLKELCAAPVAALKIEGRMKTPEYVAIVTDAYRRALDTIAAGNDFEPEQETMEDLAFAFNRGFTKGYLMGDRGTTLINTKKPDNRGVYAGVVSGVDDRRGKVIVKIDGPIPDTGDGLVFRLAGRETGFALNKEPYLFPEGDAYKIPAPQEVLVGSELWITRRMKTERKAAAILSRQPQGKIPLDITVGVNENGHLAIIGHGAAVVSETPLQDAQTRPVTAEALEAQIRKTGGTPFVIRSISMNYDGTKFLPMGAINDLRRRFLAACSDAVTAPPVRTHRPFVSKGTAVPEQTEPVIQIYTDSIVAAKAAHSAGAGQVVYEGTEEIYDTPVIYKLPRILHEEELAKTLAKLPASAAGIMVDGAGIAEEIKGIPKYGGSGLNITNARSAIVYGKTCRQICLSPELSGKQIKSLIEHLAAYTRPPKTEVIVQGSLEVMITRNCIPATALGCRSCNQSWALKDATDRIFRVRTDPNCCSHILNAAEICLIEHIGALARSGVSVISIDARGRSPEYVRRMISLYTAALEGENPKELKNQIREIASGGVTAAHYLRGVETS; this is encoded by the coding sequence ATGCCGTCTGTTCCCGAACTCCTTGCACCTGCCGGATCCCCCGAAGCACTCAAAGCGGCCGTTGCCGCAGGAGCCGATGCCGTATACCTCGGAGGTAAAGCCTTCGGTGCCCGCCGGTACGCCGCAAACTTTGACCGCGCCGAACTCAGCCAGGCCGTCCTCTACGCCCATACAAACGGCGTCAAAGTCTATGTCACCGTCAACACCCTCGCCACCGATGACGAGCTGCCGGGAATCGCCGAGTACCTAACGTTTCTCTCCGAAACTGGCGTTGATGCAGTCCTTGTACAGGATCAGGGAATCCTCAGCATTGCCCGTGAAGTCGTTCCCGACCTGCCGCTTCACGCTTCCACCCAGATGACCATCCACAACACCGCAGGCATCCGGTTTGCCGCCGAACACGGCATCTCCCGTGTCGTCCTCGCCCGTGAACTCCCTCTCGAAGACGTTGCCGCAATCGGCGGGGTTGCCAAAGAATACGGCATAGAACTTGAAGTCTTCTGTCACGGTGCAATCTGCTACGCCTACTCCGGCCAGTGCCTCCTCTCCTCCGTCATCGGCGGAAGGAGCGGCAACCGGGGCATGTGTGCCCAGCCGTGCAGAAAACCCTACACCCTTCTTGCCGACGGCGACATCGTCCCCACTCAGGGAAACTATCCCCTCTCGCCCCGCGACCTCTGCCTCTATCCGTACCTCAAAGAACTCTGCGCCGCCCCCGTTGCTGCCCTCAAAATCGAAGGCCGCATGAAAACCCCTGAATACGTCGCCATCGTCACCGACGCCTACCGCCGTGCGCTTGACACCATTGCCGCAGGGAATGACTTTGAACCGGAACAGGAAACCATGGAAGATCTCGCTTTCGCCTTCAACCGGGGATTCACCAAAGGCTACCTCATGGGCGATCGCGGCACAACGCTCATCAACACCAAAAAACCTGACAACCGTGGCGTCTATGCAGGAGTTGTCAGCGGCGTTGACGACCGGCGCGGCAAAGTCATCGTAAAAATCGACGGCCCGATCCCTGACACCGGAGACGGCCTCGTCTTCCGGCTCGCAGGCCGCGAAACAGGTTTTGCCCTCAACAAAGAACCCTACCTCTTCCCGGAAGGAGACGCCTACAAAATTCCCGCACCGCAGGAAGTCCTCGTCGGCAGCGAACTGTGGATCACCCGCAGAATGAAAACCGAACGAAAAGCAGCTGCCATCCTTTCCCGTCAGCCACAGGGAAAAATACCGCTGGATATCACCGTCGGGGTAAACGAAAATGGTCACCTCGCAATCATCGGTCACGGAGCTGCCGTTGTCAGTGAAACACCCCTGCAGGATGCGCAGACCCGCCCCGTCACCGCCGAAGCCCTCGAAGCGCAGATCCGCAAAACCGGCGGCACCCCATTTGTCATCCGCAGCATCTCCATGAACTATGACGGCACGAAATTCCTTCCCATGGGAGCTATCAACGACCTCCGCCGCAGATTCCTTGCCGCATGCAGCGACGCCGTAACCGCTCCTCCGGTCCGGACGCACCGGCCGTTCGTTTCCAAAGGAACTGCTGTTCCCGAACAGACCGAACCGGTAATTCAGATTTACACCGACTCCATCGTCGCCGCCAAAGCCGCCCACTCTGCCGGTGCCGGGCAGGTTGTCTATGAAGGCACCGAGGAAATTTACGACACCCCGGTCATCTACAAACTCCCGCGAATCCTGCATGAAGAAGAGCTTGCCAAAACCCTTGCAAAACTCCCCGCATCCGCCGCAGGTATCATGGTGGACGGTGCAGGCATCGCAGAAGAGATCAAAGGCATCCCCAAGTACGGAGGTTCCGGTCTCAACATCACCAACGCCCGCTCGGCAATCGTATACGGCAAAACCTGCCGTCAGATCTGTCTCTCGCCGGAACTTTCCGGAAAACAGATCAAATCCCTCATAGAACACCTTGCCGCCTACACCCGCCCGCCGAAGACCGAGGTCATCGTGCAGGGAAGTCTTGAGGTCATGATTACCCGCAACTGTATTCCCGCAACCGCACTCGGCTGCCGGAGCTGCAACCAGTCATGGGCACTGAAAGACGCAACCGACAGAATCTTCCGGGTCAGAACCGATCCAAACTGTTGCAGTCATATCCTGAACGCCGCAGAAATCTGCTTAATTGAGCACATCGGAGCACTCGCCCGTTCCGGAGTGTCCGTCATCTCCATTGACGCCCGCGGCAGATCCCCGGAATACGTGCGCAGAATGATCTCCCTCTACACTGCGGCTCTGGAAGGGGAGAATCCAAAAGAACTCAAGAATCAGATCCGGGAAATCGCGTCCGGCGGAGTCACCGCCGCCCATTATCTCCGCGGTGTGGAAACATCCTGA
- the dnaG gene encoding DNA primase DnaG, which produces MYSPDTTKYLIHIHIETEGVVEKPDVVGAIFGQTEGLLGEDLDLRDLQRSGRVGRIDVQITSKHGKTSGELYIASSLDRAETAILAASLETIERVGPCVSMIKVQGIEDLRAIKRRQIVDRAKELLLESFDDVGISTNEILAEVRESIRVEKVSSVGEERLPAGPNVLDSDAIIIVEGRADVLNLLKCGIKNTVAVEGTKVPQIVADLSVKKNATVFVDGDRGGDLILRELLQVADIDYVAFSPRGRSVEDMSRKEIVKCLRNKIPADVLRAQIMRDGEIAELVQELNHADAAAETVTVETEAVIPVPVPLDEPAVPAPAVVPEGGSVVPEPVPEPVQIPVPAPVKATRTRKSTVIPVPEPEVPEAKEGEEVPLAAVATITGLVERTEAGTLQTAAAAETQQPVLVAEPRTISEHADWMRQTGRARVLTGEGTIYGDYSLSEIRDILPKLKGDLAGIIIDETVNQRFVDISAEKGMKFIVAKSFEGIVRRPVSIRMISL; this is translated from the coding sequence ATGTACTCACCTGACACTACAAAGTATCTTATTCATATTCATATCGAGACAGAGGGGGTGGTCGAAAAACCCGACGTAGTCGGGGCTATTTTCGGCCAAACCGAAGGATTATTAGGCGAAGATCTGGATTTGCGCGACCTGCAGCGAAGCGGCAGAGTCGGCCGCATTGATGTGCAGATAACCAGCAAACACGGAAAGACATCCGGGGAACTCTACATCGCATCCTCTCTGGATCGTGCGGAGACGGCTATTCTTGCGGCATCTCTGGAGACCATCGAGCGGGTCGGTCCCTGCGTATCGATGATCAAAGTGCAGGGAATCGAAGACCTGCGGGCGATCAAGCGGCGGCAGATTGTGGACCGGGCAAAGGAGTTGCTGCTTGAATCCTTTGATGATGTGGGAATCTCAACAAACGAGATCCTCGCAGAAGTCCGTGAGTCAATCCGCGTGGAAAAGGTTTCGTCCGTCGGCGAGGAGCGGCTTCCGGCCGGTCCGAATGTTCTGGATTCGGATGCCATTATTATTGTTGAGGGACGGGCGGATGTTCTGAATCTGCTGAAGTGCGGTATCAAAAATACTGTTGCTGTGGAGGGAACGAAGGTTCCCCAGATTGTTGCAGACCTCAGCGTCAAAAAGAATGCCACGGTGTTTGTGGACGGCGATCGGGGAGGAGATCTGATTCTCCGCGAGCTGCTGCAGGTTGCAGATATTGATTATGTGGCGTTTTCTCCCCGCGGAAGAAGCGTGGAGGATATGTCCCGCAAGGAGATCGTGAAATGCCTGCGGAACAAGATTCCGGCAGATGTTCTGCGTGCGCAGATTATGCGTGATGGAGAGATTGCGGAACTGGTGCAGGAGCTGAATCACGCTGATGCGGCTGCGGAGACGGTTACGGTAGAGACGGAAGCAGTAATCCCGGTACCGGTCCCTTTGGATGAGCCGGCAGTACCGGCTCCCGCAGTTGTTCCGGAGGGAGGTTCAGTAGTACCGGAGCCGGTACCCGAACCGGTGCAGATACCGGTTCCCGCACCAGTAAAGGCTACAAGGACCCGAAAATCCACAGTGATTCCGGTTCCGGAACCGGAGGTTCCCGAGGCGAAGGAGGGGGAGGAGGTTCCGCTTGCGGCGGTTGCAACCATTACCGGTCTGGTGGAACGCACCGAGGCCGGGACACTGCAGACTGCCGCAGCAGCAGAAACACAGCAGCCGGTTCTGGTTGCTGAGCCGCGGACGATCAGTGAACACGCCGATTGGATGCGCCAGACTGGCCGGGCACGGGTGCTGACCGGTGAGGGAACAATCTACGGGGACTACTCGCTGTCCGAGATACGTGATATTCTGCCGAAACTGAAAGGAGATCTGGCCGGTATTATCATTGATGAGACGGTGAACCAGCGGTTTGTGGATATCTCGGCGGAGAAAGGAATGAAGTTTATTGTTGCCAAAAGTTTTGAGGGAATTGTCCGCCGTCCGGTTTCCATCCGGATGATTTCTTTATAA
- a CDS encoding flavodoxin family protein, producing MADVVLISGSPRANGNTEYLLNVCKEAIESAGLTAKVLTLRGTPIQSCIACGQCGKLGRCALNDGLNDMLPDIREADGFIVGAPVYFGTARGDVMNLLQRVGMVSRANGGWMSGKVGGPVVVARRGGQTATLQEMLMMYFICGMTVPGSTYWNIAFGQAPGTVAEDEEGIATMRTFAENVASLIQKIRG from the coding sequence ATGGCAGACGTAGTTTTAATCTCCGGCAGTCCCCGTGCGAACGGAAACACCGAATACCTCCTCAACGTATGCAAAGAAGCAATCGAATCCGCCGGCCTCACCGCAAAAGTACTCACCCTCCGGGGAACCCCGATCCAGTCCTGTATCGCCTGCGGACAGTGCGGAAAACTGGGCCGATGCGCATTAAACGACGGACTCAATGATATGCTGCCCGACATCCGCGAAGCAGACGGCTTCATCGTCGGCGCCCCCGTATACTTCGGAACCGCCCGCGGCGACGTAATGAACCTCCTGCAGCGTGTCGGTATGGTTTCGCGTGCAAACGGCGGCTGGATGTCCGGCAAAGTCGGTGGCCCGGTCGTAGTAGCACGGCGCGGTGGTCAGACCGCAACATTACAGGAAATGCTGATGATGTACTTCATCTGCGGCATGACCGTCCCCGGCTCAACCTACTGGAACATTGCCTTTGGTCAGGCCCCCGGAACCGTTGCCGAAGACGAAGAAGGTATTGCAACCATGCGGACGTTTGCGGAGAACGTCGCATCTCTGATTCAGAAAATTCGCGGATAA